Below is a genomic region from Raphanus sativus cultivar WK10039 chromosome 4, ASM80110v3, whole genome shotgun sequence.
CCCTGTTTCTCCGGCCATTTCTCCACCCGCACATACACCACCTAAATCTTCTTCCCCTGTTTCTCCGGCGACTTCTCCACCGGGACAAATGCCACCTAAATCTCCTACCCCTGTTTCTCCCTCTTCAGCTCCGGTGACTTCTCCGCCGGGATCAATGGCACCTAAATCTTCTTCCCCTGTTTCTCCGGCGACTTCTCCACCCGCACCTTCACCACCTAAATCTACTTCCCCTGTTTCTCCGTCTTCTGCTCCGGTGAGTTCTCCGCCGGGATCAATGGCTCCTAAATCTTCCTCTGCTGTTTCTCCTTCCACTGCTCCACCTGGTTCAATGGCACCTAAGTCATCTTCCCCTGTTTCTCCGGCGACTTCTCCACCGGCACCTATGCCACCTAAATCTTCTACCCCTGTTTCTCCGTCTTCAGCTCCGGTGACTTCTCCCCCGGGCTCAATGGCACCTAAATCTTCCTCCCCTGTTTCTCCGGCAACTTCTCCACCGGGTTCAATGGCACCTAAATCTTCCTCTCACGTTTCTCCGGCGACTTCTCCACCTGCACCGATGCCACCTAAATCCTCTTCCCCTGGTTCTCCGTCCTCTGCTCCAATGACTTCTCCTCCGGGATCAATGTCACCTAAATCATCTTCCCCTGTGTCTCCGTCATCTTCTCCGGCGACTTCTCCGCCAGCACCTCCGTCATATTCTCCGGGTTCTTCACCGCCAGGACCAATGTCACCAAAATCTTCTTACGCCGTGTCTCCATCTTCTGCTCCGGGAGAATctccttcctctgtttcttattCGCCGTCAGATTCTCCGTCAGCATACTCGCCGTCGGAGATGGGTCCCTCGGGAGATGCTCCATCAGGCTCAGCGATGGGTCCTTCCGGATATGCTCCGTCAGCATACTCTCCGTCGGAGATGGGTCCCTCGGGAGATGCTCCGTCAGGTTCGACGGTGGGTCCGTCTGGAGATGGTCCATCTTCTTCCGGTGCTATCACTTCGCCGTCGGAGGCTCCAGTCGAGGAAAAGTCATCCGCCAATGGTATGACCGTTATGTCGGTAACTACAGTTGTAAGTTTGGTTGTAACCATGTTTATGTCAGCTTAAGAACACACTTGGAGGCTAGTTTCATTCGTGTCTCtacctttttttatttttgttaattgtttttggattcCATCGTAATTATGTATTATTGAGTATAGTTGGATAATTTGGATtgttgttttgttataataaataaGAGTCACACTATATTGTGCTAAACATGATAACTATGTTCAAAGGTATTTAATTTTGTGATTAATACTACTTACGTTTTGAGGTAAATGTGATTTAACTTGGGGACAAAATTTGTCTTATAATCAAATGAGGCTTCAGCGTTGTAACAAGCCTTAGCTCCGATTGGTACTAGCATTTTTCTAGCGATGTTAAGGCTTGTTAAGAACAAAGTGGTAGAATGCAGTTACTTCGTTTAACTCGTGTAGGAGACCAAAACAAAGTAGTAAagtttttaataacataaacaaagCAAATCCTATATATTTCGTCTAAATGTTTAGATTTGCGTGGATGATATTAATAAGTTGGATGAGGATCGTACCAAGCTTTTGTGTAGTTCTATTCTCTTACAATGGCATTAAAGGCTAATTGTAATTTAATTCATTTACCTACCAAAGCCCACGTAAGGGAAAAGGCATAAAGgactttctcttttctttatgtCAATATCATCAATGCAAGAAAagttgaacaaacaaaaaatcatcAATGCAAGAaagttctttttatttttccacTTAATTATGTTTGTAGGATTTTGACAAAAATACTTACAAGTCTTGCTGTATTTTCATTGTTCTTGTATCTTTTGTGATTTTTCAACGGTCACTACTTTACAAAATTCAATGCTTATTTCTTCTCTCTGTCGGCAGTAGAAACCTATAGAGTATGGACCTACACTGATTTGCACCTTAGATTGGTCAATGGATTCGAATCGTTCAGTGCGTTTTAAACTTTAACTAggttttgatccgcgctttaaaaAGCGCGGGTTATTTGTTtgttaacataaaatttatttagtggattttcatagtttttcacaattatatacttatatacacTAAACAAAAGTTATAATTTGTATTTAAGTTTAGGTGTCTAATATAATTCAGAGAAATTTTATGTGAACTAAATTTTTGAGATTCGAAAAAGTTTTAACCTTGTTAGAcgtagatttttaaaattaaatatttattataagatttttactaaaaatacattattttcaaTCAGAAATATGTGATGATTAGAAACTAAAGCTTattgtaaaatgtatatatatattcatcattttgaatttacaaaaaattatattcaaacaacctttaaaatgtatttaaaattatgtgaGTTTACTTAATTTAACCCATTAAACACGAAATAATGATTTAACaatatattacaatattatagttttggtatCTTATCTCTGTCATtaacaaaatcagaaaattcaTCAAAAAGAGAGTCCTTGTTTAGAAAAGAGTCATCAAGTATTTGTTTCCGGAAAGTATAAAAACACCTATAGTGAGATAAAATTCCTAAAAATAACTAATGTCATACGACATGAAgaattctgctttaatagtataaactaaattttgatccgCACTTTTAAAGCGTGGGATTATTTTTCAGTCGACAATTTTTTATCCAACTGAaatctgtaaaaaaaattacatgatttatatattctaactatttttcaagttttaattttttttgtgtacatatatattttatatgttttagataTGTTAAAATTTTTAGTTTGGAAGAAAATTCTGACATGCgctatataaaataatttttttgttatattaggTTTTAGTCCGTGCTATAATGGAGaatcattatttaaaaatataatattgttgtatatgaatacataaatattaattaaatattttaagttaaaaattaagTTAGCATTAAGTTTAATATAGCCATATATAATATACAGTTGGTAATTAGTTTTTAatgctaactttttttttacatttttcaaaaGGTACAAAACCATTTATCAGTTTTCTTTATAATTAGAAATAGATTATACAATATTGCCAAATCTTGAAATATTGCTTAAGAGATGGGCAATCATAGCATGCATCCTCGTGAGATATTTGATATGAAAACAAAACGATTTGATATGAATCCCAAAACAATGTGATTGTAACTGATCGGTGCATGAATCTATAGATATacaattttcacaaaaaaacaGGCACTTGCTGCGTAGTACTTCTTACAACGTTCACCAAGACCGGCAAGATCGTATCCTTGTCGACTTTGATACCTGGTAGTATTCTTTCTTCCTTCACATATTAACGAAAAGCTTGACTACttaatacaaaaacaaaacaatcagCACCTCTACATAcacacaaacatataaaaacatatatactgaacacacacatacacatatTCTAAACATATGCAGACACATATAGGCACATACAGATATAAACTGAAActgaacatattttttttttttgatcgaacAGCTACTTCATTCATAGACCCAAATTTAAAGAGTTGCAGATACAGGAAGATTAAAGGAGTTCAGAGCCGATTTAGCTAGTGCATCGGCAACAGAATTTGCTAAACGCGGAATGAAAAAATACAAGATAGAATCAAAAGAGAGCGCCATAACTCTGATATCATGGAGAATCCCTTTCAGCACCACATGTTGATCTTGAGTCTTCAAGAGCATAATGAGGTTCTTCGAATCTGAGAAGACATGAAGCCTAACGACCCGAGAAGATAGAGCTGCAGACACAGCAGCCTTTACCGCCAAAGC
It encodes:
- the LOC130494330 gene encoding early nodulin-like protein 2, with amino-acid sequence MAFLRTYSLCFFLFTVLLSFSTFFTDARRFEVGGSGAWVPNPRENYGSWAGKSRFLVHDTLYFSYAKGMDSVLEVNKADYDGCNTKNPIKKVDDGESEISLERSGPFYFISGNEDNCKKGQKLTVVVLSVRNPAPPQAPAPGNSPPGSMPPKSSSPVSPATSPPAPTPPKSSTPVSPAISPPAHTPPKSSSPVSPATSPPGQMPPKSPTPVSPSSAPVTSPPGSMAPKSSSPVSPATSPPAPSPPKSTSPVSPSSAPVSSPPGSMAPKSSSAVSPSTAPPGSMAPKSSSPVSPATSPPAPMPPKSSTPVSPSSAPVTSPPGSMAPKSSSPVSPATSPPGSMAPKSSSHVSPATSPPAPMPPKSSSPGSPSSAPMTSPPGSMSPKSSSPVSPSSSPATSPPAPPSYSPGSSPPGPMSPKSSYAVSPSSAPGESPSSVSYSPSDSPSAYSPSEMGPSGDAPSGSAMGPSGYAPSAYSPSEMGPSGDAPSGSTVGPSGDGPSSSGAITSPSEAPVEEKSSANGMTVMSVTTVVSLVVTMFMSA